TGTCTCGAAAGGTTCTCGTAATGAGCTCGCAACCCGTTGATCACCCACGATCCCGAACCGGGTGGACGATCCTCCGGCTCGTCCTCGTGATCGAGGTGGTCGGCGGCGCGATTCTGCTCTGGAATGTCTTCCAGGCCTTCCTCGCGGCGGGCGACGAGCCGCTCGGTGCCCGGGTGAGTCTGCTGCTCGCGGTGCTCATCTCCTGGGCGTGGATCGCGATCACGCTGTGGGGCGCGCTCGCGCTCCGAGCGAGCTGGGTGCGCGGATCGGCGATCACCCTGCACGTGCTGATGCTCGCGGCCGCGACCGGCGTGCTGCAGGGGATCCTGGGCGAGGCGATCCTGCTCGGCTGGGCGCTCCTGGCGCTTGCGCTCGTCGGATTCCTGGGTGCGGTGCTCGCGAGGCCGGTCGCCCCGGTGCACACCGCGGGTGAGGGTGCTGGCGAGGGAGCCTAGACCCCGAGCAGCTTCCGCACCCGGGCGACGTGTCCGGTCGCCTTGATGTTGTATTGCGCGTGCTCGATGCGACCGTTGGCGTCGATGATGAACGTCGAGCGGATGACGCCCTCGACGATCCGGCCGTAGCTGTTCTTCGTGCCGAAGGCGCCGTAGGCGCGGTGCACCGTCGTGTCGGGGTCGCTCAGGAGCGGATACTCCAGGCCGTCGCGATCCGCGAACCGCCGCAGCTTCTCGACCGCATCGCGGGAGACGCCGAGCACGCGGTAGCCCGCCGCGGCCAGGGGAGCGGTCGACTCCTGGAACTCGCAGGCCTCTGTCGTGCACGCCGGGGTCATGGCCTCGGGGTAGAAGAAGAGGATGACCTTCTGGCCGCGCAGCTCGGCGAGGCTGCGAACCGTGCCGTCCTGGTCGGGCAGTGAGAATGCGGGGGCGGGCTGTCCGGCTTCGAGGATCACACGTTCGGTCATGCGTCCAGCCTAGCGGTGCCGCTCACTTCAGCAGGCGGCGGAGGGACTCGACGCGAGCCGTGCCGGCGGCGTCGAGCCGTCCGTCGGCGATCGCGGCGTCGAGCTCGCAGTCGGGCGCGTCGGCCTCGTGGCTGCACCCGCGCGGGCAGGCGTCGATGAGCACCGCGAGGTCGGTGAAGCCGCGGAGGATCCCCTCGCTCGTGACGTGGCCGAGGCCGAAGGAGCGCACCCCGGGGGTGTCGATGACCCACCCGCTCGAGCCGCCGGCGCACCCGGGTGTCTCGGCGCGGAGGGCCACCGACGACGAGGACGTATGGCGACCGCGGCCGGTCACCTCGTTGACGTGTCCGGTCGCGCGATCCGCGTCGGGCACGAGCGCGTTGATGAGGGTGGACTTGCCGACGCCCGAGTGGCCGACGAACACGGTCGTCTGCCCCGCGAGGGTCTCTCGGATCGCGGCGAGCGGTTCGGCGCCCTGGGCCGAGCGGAACACCTCGACCTCCAGTGCGGCGAAGTGCTCGAGAAACGCCTCGGGATCCGCGAGATCGACCTTCGTGATGCAGATGAGCGGCCTGATCCCGGCGTCGTAGGCGGCGACGAGATACCGGTCGACGAGTCGGACCCGGGGCTCCGGATTCGCGGCGGCGACCACGATGAGCATCTGGTCGGCGTTCGCGACCATGACCCGCTCGACGCGGTCGCTGTCGTCCGCGCTGCGGCGGAGCAGCGTGCGCCGCTCCTCGAGACCGATGATCCGAGCGAGGGATCCCTCCGCTCCGCTCGTGTCGCCGACGAGCTGCACCCGGTCGCCCGTGACGATCGACGTGCGACGCAACTCGCGGGCGCGCGCGGCGGTCAGCGAGCGTTCGCGAGGATCCGCGGGGTCGGCGTCCGCGGTCACGAGCACGCTGTACCGTCCGCGATCCACCCCGGTCACCATGCCGATCACGGCGTCGGCGTGCTCCGGCCGCCGCTTCGTCCGCGGCCGGTTCGACTTCGGGTTCGGGCGCGCACGCACGGTGTGATCCGCGTACTCGCCGTAGGGGACGTCCTCGTCCTCGTCGTCGGGGGTGAGCCAGCTCATCAGAGGATGATGCTCCCGCCACCCGGCAGGCCGAAGGGATCGGGGGCCGCGGGGGAGGCGATCCCGAGCAGGCGGTGCCACATCTCGGGGAACTGCGGCAGCGTCTTGCCGGTGCTCGCGATGTCCTCGATCGTGACGTCGGCCACACGCAATCCGATGAGGGCGCCGGTGGTCGCCATGCGGTGATCCGCGTAGCTGTGCCAGAGCCCGCCGTGCAGTGTCGCGGGGCGGATCGCGATGCCGTCCTCGAGCTCTTCGACGTCGCCGCCGAGCGCGCGGATCTCCGTGACGAGCGCGGCGATGCGATCGGTCTCGTGGTGGCGGATGTGGCCGATGCCGGTGATGCGGCTCGGACCGTCGGCGAGGGCCGCGAGGCCGACCAGTGTCGGAGCGAGCTCTCCCGCCTCGGGCACGTGGAGCTCGACGCCGCGCACCGTACCGTCGCCCGTGACGGTGAGTGCCCCGTCGGCCCCGAGCGCGACCTCCGCGCCGAACTCGGGCAAGAGCCGCCGCAGCTGATCGCCGACCTGCGTCGTGACGGTCGGCCAGTCGGGCACGGTCACGCTGCCGCCGACCGCGACCGCGGCGGCGAGGAAGGGGGCGGCGTTCGACAGGTCGGGCTCGATGGACGTGTCGATCGCGCGGATCGGACCGGGCTGCACCCGCCACTCGCCGGGAGCGGGGGCATCGACCGTGACGCCGCGGGCGCGCAGCGCGGCGATGGTCATCTCGATGTGCGGCACACTCGGCAGGCGGGCACCGGTGTGGACGACGTGCACGCCCTCCTCGAAGCGGGGCGCCGACAGCAGGAGCCCCGAGACGAACTGGCTCGAGAGCGAGGCATCGATCTCGACGCGGCCGCCTCGGAGGGAACCGGCGCCGTGCACGGTGAACGGCAGGGCCCCGCGGCCCTCGTCGGCGATATCCGCGCCGAGCGCGCGGAGCGCCTCGAGCACCGGTCGCATCGGCCGCTTCCGGGCGTAGGCGTCACCGTCGAAGGCGACCGGTCCGAGGGCGAGCGCAGCGACGGGCGGGACGAAGCGCATCACGGTGCCCGCGAGACCGCAGGCGACGGACGTCGAGCCGGTGAGCTCGGCGGCGGGGGTCACTCGCAGGTCGGCCCCGAAGGGGCGCTCCGTCGGCGTGGCGATCGGGTCGATGCCGGTGCCGAGCGCGCGGAGCGCGTCGATCATCAGCGCGGAGTCCCGCGAGTGCAGGGGAGCGCGGAGGATCCCGGGGCCCTCGGCGAGTGCGGCGAGGATCAGCTCGCGGCCCGTGAGGGACTTGGATCCCGGGAGCGCGATCCGGGCGCCGAGCCGTGCGCTGGCGAGCGGCGCGGGCCAGACCTCCTGCGCCTCGTCGGCACCCTCGGAGATCCCGGTCTCGTCACCGTCTTTGCCCTGGTTAAGCTTCGCAATCAGCATCGCTCACGAGTTTAGCCCGATTCAATCAGGGGCGGCCCACGAGCCCGGGGATAGGATCGTCACCGTGAGTGATTCTGGGGCACAGGCGAAGCTG
Above is a genomic segment from Leucobacter rhizosphaerae containing:
- the bcp gene encoding thioredoxin-dependent thiol peroxidase, encoding MTERVILEAGQPAPAFSLPDQDGTVRSLAELRGQKVILFFYPEAMTPACTTEACEFQESTAPLAAAGYRVLGVSRDAVEKLRRFADRDGLEYPLLSDPDTTVHRAYGAFGTKNSYGRIVEGVIRSTFIIDANGRIEHAQYNIKATGHVARVRKLLGV
- the aroA gene encoding 3-phosphoshikimate 1-carboxyvinyltransferase, which codes for MLIAKLNQGKDGDETGISEGADEAQEVWPAPLASARLGARIALPGSKSLTGRELILAALAEGPGILRAPLHSRDSALMIDALRALGTGIDPIATPTERPFGADLRVTPAAELTGSTSVACGLAGTVMRFVPPVAALALGPVAFDGDAYARKRPMRPVLEALRALGADIADEGRGALPFTVHGAGSLRGGRVEIDASLSSQFVSGLLLSAPRFEEGVHVVHTGARLPSVPHIEMTIAALRARGVTVDAPAPGEWRVQPGPIRAIDTSIEPDLSNAAPFLAAAVAVGGSVTVPDWPTVTTQVGDQLRRLLPEFGAEVALGADGALTVTGDGTVRGVELHVPEAGELAPTLVGLAALADGPSRITGIGHIRHHETDRIAALVTEIRALGGDVEELEDGIAIRPATLHGGLWHSYADHRMATTGALIGLRVADVTIEDIASTGKTLPQFPEMWHRLLGIASPAAPDPFGLPGGGSIIL
- the rsgA gene encoding ribosome small subunit-dependent GTPase A, with the translated sequence MSWLTPDDEDEDVPYGEYADHTVRARPNPKSNRPRTKRRPEHADAVIGMVTGVDRGRYSVLVTADADPADPRERSLTAARARELRRTSIVTGDRVQLVGDTSGAEGSLARIIGLEERRTLLRRSADDSDRVERVMVANADQMLIVVAAANPEPRVRLVDRYLVAAYDAGIRPLICITKVDLADPEAFLEHFAALEVEVFRSAQGAEPLAAIRETLAGQTTVFVGHSGVGKSTLINALVPDADRATGHVNEVTGRGRHTSSSSVALRAETPGCAGGSSGWVIDTPGVRSFGLGHVTSEGILRGFTDLAVLIDACPRGCSHEADAPDCELDAAIADGRLDAAGTARVESLRRLLK